In Bradyrhizobium sp. 195, the sequence ACGGGACGAGCGAGCAGCGGCCAGGACGGCCACGAACTCATATAAGTGTGGCCGGCAATCGCGGTCGTCGTGTTGTCGGCGAAGATCCGGCGCTGCGCCTCGACCAGGTCCGGCAGCGACAGGCCGTAGAGCGGAACGAAGGCGGCAAGGTAAGCCACGCCTGGCAGGACGGCGAAGCACAGCGCGACATGGTGCAGCCTGAAGCCGGGCCAGAGGTCCGGCCGATACCAGTCGTCCGGCTTCGCGTCGGCGAACAGGGTGCGCCAGCCCTGCATCAGACGGATCACCGCAACGATGACGATACAGACGCCGAGCGGAAAAAGGCCGCTCCATTTGCAGGCTGCGGCCAGACCGAACAGGCCGCCGGCGAGCGCGAACAGCGCCTGCGGCCGCTCTCGTCGAAAACCATGCATGAAGGCCGCGGTCGCGAGCAGACCGAAGCCGAGCGCAAAGATATCGAGCATGGCGATGCGCGCCTGCACGTACAGCATCTGGTTCAGCCCGGCGATCAGCGCCGCCGCGATGGCGGGCCCTTGCGCGGAGAACAGCGCGAGGCCGCACAGATAGATCGCGACGATCGCCAATGCGCCGAGCAATGTCGCGGGATAGCGCCAGCCGAGCGCGTTGTCGCCAAACGCCGCGATCGAGGCCGCGATCAGTTCCTTTCCCAGCGGCGGATGCATCGGATTGAGCATCGGCTGCGACATCGCCGGTGCCAGCATCTGCCGCGCCGCCGGCACGTAGTGCACCTCGTCGAAGACGAATTTCTCCGGTGTCGTCAGTCCGATCAGGAGCGCAAGATGAGCGACCAGGAAAATTGCGACAGCAATGACTGTGCTCCGCGACATCTTTGGAACTGCGGACGGTTCAAGCGGCTGCTGTGGGGATGTTTTGCGTGGCAAATTTGCGTCACCGCGGACAAAAAAAGAGATCGCGATTTTCATTGAACGCATTCTGCCTCAACTGTCACTAAGCATAGCGCACGTCCCGCGCTGCTTGTGATAAATTCGCCACATCGCAAGCATGCGCAATCCGGTACGATCAGGGACATATCGATCGGTTGCGAAATGAATTTGCATTTCTGGTTTTTCTCCACCCTGTTGTCGGCCGCATTATGTGCGGCGCCTTGCGCGCTGGCACAGACGCGCGTCGGCGAAGCCGTCGTGATCCAGAACGAAGTGGTGCGCGTGACCGCGACCACGACGCCGATCAGCGTCGGCGACAGCATGCTGCGCGACGAGACCGTGCGCACCGGCGCCGACAGCGCGGCGCGCTTCGTGATGGCCGACAGCACCAATCTGTCGCTCGGGCCGAGCGCCACGCTCAAGCTCGACCGCACCGTGTTCAACGACGAGCGCAGCTATCGCGACGTCGCG encodes:
- a CDS encoding phospholipid carrier-dependent glycosyltransferase, producing MSRSTVIAVAIFLVAHLALLIGLTTPEKFVFDEVHYVPAARQMLAPAMSQPMLNPMHPPLGKELIAASIAAFGDNALGWRYPATLLGALAIVAIYLCGLALFSAQGPAIAAALIAGLNQMLYVQARIAMLDIFALGFGLLATAAFMHGFRRERPQALFALAGGLFGLAAACKWSGLFPLGVCIVIVAVIRLMQGWRTLFADAKPDDWYRPDLWPGFRLHHVALCFAVLPGVAYLAAFVPLYGLSLPDLVEAQRRIFADNTTTAIAGHTYMSSWPSWPLLARPVWFLFDKSAEDNVAAIVFLGNPLVLWPALIALIVVLRDFIVARRWDAFLIAAFYFGPWLAWALLPRTLGFIYYYLPAATAASLALVYVLRREGLPRWLLWAYVGVAAAGFAVMLPVSAAYVGISMRTFGRLMLFQNWI